From a region of the Streptomyces tirandamycinicus genome:
- a CDS encoding carbon-nitrogen hydrolase family protein, whose product MTIFLAQHARRADAEATATAVLDDLDSRVTGEASFVVLPENVFTTGDGDPALPRRLRERCLDRLTALARNRGTYVLTGSWPEERPDGGLMQVARLLDPAGSVCARVERPVLPDGTTGTGDDFPVVETPFGHVGVLLGPDFWLVEPPRAQCLAGAELLLVAGSLDGTQQAAQRAAVWGIATLNTVAVAFAGSLGERCGGGSAMAMPEGFVAEAGTEEGVVEAPWDAARIRHLREPDLRFQQTLWFGLWARRTELYTDLTAQVS is encoded by the coding sequence GTGACCATCTTCCTAGCGCAACACGCCCGCCGGGCGGACGCCGAGGCGACGGCCACCGCCGTGCTCGACGATCTCGACAGCCGGGTGACCGGCGAGGCGTCGTTCGTCGTCCTCCCCGAGAACGTCTTCACCACCGGCGACGGCGACCCGGCGCTGCCCCGGCGGCTGCGCGAGCGGTGCCTGGACCGCCTGACGGCACTGGCGCGGAACCGGGGCACCTATGTGCTCACCGGCTCGTGGCCCGAGGAACGGCCCGACGGCGGCCTGATGCAGGTGGCCCGGCTGCTGGACCCCGCCGGATCGGTGTGCGCCCGGGTGGAGCGGCCCGTCCTGCCCGACGGGACGACCGGCACCGGCGACGACTTCCCGGTCGTCGAGACGCCGTTCGGGCACGTCGGGGTGCTCCTCGGACCCGACTTCTGGCTGGTCGAACCGCCACGTGCGCAATGCCTGGCCGGAGCGGAACTGCTGCTGGTGGCCGGATCCCTCGACGGTACGCAGCAGGCCGCGCAGCGCGCCGCGGTGTGGGGCATCGCGACCCTCAACACCGTCGCGGTCGCCTTCGCCGGTTCGCTCGGCGAGCGCTGCGGCGGGGGAAGCGCCATGGCGATGCCCGAGGGCTTCGTCGCCGAGGCGGGCACCGAGGAGGGCGTCGTCGAGGCGCCCTGGGACGCGGCGAGGATCCGGCACCTGCGCGAACCCGACCTGCGCTTCCAGCAGACGCTCTGGTTCGGGCTGTGGGCGCGCCGCACCGAGCTGTACACGGACCTCACGGCGCAGGTGAGCTGA
- a CDS encoding carbon-nitrogen hydrolase family protein, protein MSLFRGPRTRIAALQMRIEAGQREENLARAAKLLSTAREREADLACLPATFATGLNFPTLRTDATAEDGPIVQFLAEQARTLGMHIAAGVLLSAGRDVFDAAVLVGPGGDPLGWYHRACVWSGESAYVSTGSPGEAIDTPVGRIGLLVSYDLRFPEASRQYLAQDADLIVCVANLFGSFSHPLRSICRARAADNECALVFASGVGENRFANMSYLGRSMIVDGLVQDARQDPDADVLAEAGPGTREAVIDADVHWRQRRKARSGLPFHDDLRATWTTTHGGRA, encoded by the coding sequence ATGAGCCTCTTCCGCGGCCCCCGCACCCGGATCGCCGCCCTCCAGATGCGGATCGAGGCCGGGCAGCGGGAGGAGAACCTGGCGCGAGCCGCCAAGCTGCTGTCCACCGCGCGGGAACGCGAGGCGGACCTGGCGTGCCTGCCGGCGACGTTCGCCACCGGACTGAACTTCCCCACGCTGCGCACCGACGCGACCGCCGAGGACGGTCCCATCGTCCAGTTCCTCGCCGAGCAGGCCCGCACCCTGGGCATGCACATCGCCGCGGGCGTGCTGCTGTCCGCCGGGCGTGACGTCTTCGACGCCGCCGTGCTCGTCGGCCCCGGCGGCGACCCGCTCGGCTGGTACCACCGCGCCTGCGTGTGGTCGGGCGAGTCCGCGTACGTGTCCACCGGCTCGCCGGGCGAGGCGATCGACACGCCGGTCGGGCGGATCGGCCTGCTGGTCAGCTACGACCTGCGGTTCCCCGAGGCGAGCCGGCAGTACCTCGCCCAGGACGCCGACCTCATCGTCTGCGTGGCGAACCTCTTCGGGTCCTTCTCGCACCCGCTGCGCTCCATCTGCCGTGCGCGGGCCGCCGACAACGAGTGTGCGCTGGTGTTCGCCAGCGGCGTCGGGGAGAACCGGTTCGCGAACATGAGCTACCTCGGCCGCAGCATGATCGTCGACGGTCTGGTGCAGGACGCCCGGCAGGATCCGGACGCGGACGTCCTCGCCGAGGCCGGCCCCGGCACCCGCGAGGCGGTGATCGACGCGGACGTCCACTGGCGGCAGCGCCGGAAGGCCCGCTCCGGCCTGCCGTTCCACGACGACCTGCGCGCGACCTGGACCACGACGCACGGGGGGCGGGCCTGA
- a CDS encoding carbon-nitrogen hydrolase family protein has product MRVAVVQTQWVDDHEEGLRNAYQAIEDVCGGGDIDLVCFPEFLLGPPWYMPGQDGLKGRTDTPIPGPVVDGFQSLARELRTHILLGSLVEDLQDGMYRNTSLLIGRQGAIVGRAVKAHAFGNEMVVCRQADSLGVLTTEFGRIGIAVCSDFWMPEVIRLLALAGARTIFVPGGTLGQNQPLMVNALRTAAYLNDVNIVYASSVGVVRGKRGDRLVEIHFAGTSLVARPAGVIAQAGSDKPETLVVDIDEPAPGDGRRWQQLRRPAAYRTLLTPYVGADRDLAAELRDSLTSGDGPDRSRPVPAPSAHEGTRP; this is encoded by the coding sequence ATGAGGGTAGCGGTAGTACAGACCCAATGGGTCGACGATCACGAGGAAGGCCTGCGCAACGCGTACCAGGCGATCGAGGACGTCTGCGGCGGCGGTGACATCGATCTGGTGTGCTTTCCCGAGTTCCTGCTCGGCCCGCCGTGGTACATGCCGGGGCAGGACGGTCTCAAGGGGCGGACCGACACGCCGATCCCCGGACCGGTCGTGGACGGCTTCCAGTCCCTGGCCCGCGAGCTCCGCACGCACATCCTGCTGGGTTCGCTCGTCGAGGACCTGCAGGACGGCATGTACCGGAACACGTCCCTGCTGATCGGCCGGCAGGGCGCCATCGTCGGGCGCGCCGTCAAGGCGCACGCCTTCGGCAACGAGATGGTGGTGTGCCGCCAGGCGGACTCCCTCGGCGTCCTGACGACCGAGTTCGGGCGCATCGGCATCGCCGTGTGCTCGGACTTCTGGATGCCGGAGGTCATCCGGCTGCTGGCGCTGGCCGGCGCCCGGACGATCTTCGTGCCGGGCGGCACGCTGGGGCAGAACCAGCCGCTGATGGTGAACGCGTTGCGCACGGCGGCGTATCTCAACGACGTCAACATCGTCTACGCGAGCTCGGTCGGCGTCGTCCGGGGCAAACGCGGGGACCGGCTCGTGGAGATCCACTTCGCCGGCACCAGCCTGGTCGCCCGCCCGGCGGGCGTGATCGCGCAGGCCGGCAGCGACAAGCCGGAGACGCTCGTCGTCGACATCGACGAGCCCGCGCCCGGCGACGGCCGCCGCTGGCAGCAGCTCCGCAGGCCCGCCGCGTACCGGACGCTGCTCACCCCGTACGTCGGAGCGGACCGCGATCTCGCCGCCGAACTGCGGGACAGCCTCACCTCCGGCGACGGCCCGGACCGGAGTCGGCCCGTCCCGGCACCCAGCGCACACGAGGGGACCCGTCCGTGA
- the mfnA gene encoding tyrosine decarboxylase MfnA: MRNAGAPASDVRRRIETELADDVPWNRVLNSICTEPHPLGVAMASAAAHTNLGDVRIFRGTKRIERKVVRLLLDLLDNPGGSGSLVSGGTEANLIAMLVARESARARGRLTGRPEVVVSSTVHFSFTKIFGLLGLTPVVVPVDDSLRLPAGEVARRIGEHTVAVIATAGSSEFGVVDAVDEIGPAVSGRDVHLHVDAATGGFIIPFARELGHDLPQFDFSVDGVDSITIDPHKYGLANVPAGAVLFRGAQDAGRFAVDSFFIDTPVHNTLLGTRPGAAAVSTYAVLEHLGRDGFRALTRTNFEVTRHLVAGLRAAGHELFAEPQLNIVVVRMPHAVRISQLLESWGWIVSTSKRFGETLRLVVTRHVTAEMVDEFLPVLERACKEVAAEAAPR, from the coding sequence ATGAGAAACGCCGGTGCTCCAGCCTCCGACGTCCGACGGCGGATCGAAACGGAGCTGGCAGACGACGTGCCGTGGAACCGGGTGCTCAACTCCATCTGCACCGAACCCCATCCGCTGGGTGTGGCGATGGCGTCCGCCGCCGCGCACACCAACCTCGGCGACGTGCGCATCTTCCGCGGCACCAAGCGGATCGAGCGCAAGGTCGTCCGGCTGCTGCTCGATCTGCTGGACAACCCCGGCGGGTCGGGGAGCCTGGTGTCCGGAGGGACCGAGGCGAACCTGATCGCGATGCTGGTGGCCCGCGAGTCGGCGCGCGCCCGAGGGCGGCTGACCGGCCGGCCCGAAGTCGTCGTCAGCAGCACCGTGCACTTCTCCTTCACCAAGATCTTCGGCCTGCTGGGGCTGACCCCGGTCGTCGTGCCGGTCGACGACTCCCTGCGGCTGCCGGCCGGCGAAGTGGCCCGGCGCATCGGCGAGCACACCGTCGCGGTCATCGCGACCGCGGGCAGCAGCGAGTTCGGTGTGGTCGACGCGGTCGACGAGATCGGACCGGCGGTGTCCGGACGGGACGTGCACCTGCACGTGGACGCGGCCACCGGCGGCTTCATCATCCCCTTCGCCCGCGAGCTCGGCCACGACCTGCCCCAGTTCGACTTCAGCGTCGACGGCGTCGACTCGATCACCATCGACCCGCACAAGTACGGACTGGCCAACGTCCCCGCCGGCGCGGTCCTGTTCCGGGGCGCACAGGACGCCGGACGCTTCGCCGTCGACTCGTTCTTCATCGACACGCCGGTGCACAACACCCTGCTCGGCACCCGTCCGGGCGCCGCCGCGGTGTCCACCTACGCGGTCCTGGAGCACCTCGGGCGCGACGGCTTCCGGGCCCTCACCCGAACCAACTTCGAGGTGACGCGGCACCTCGTGGCCGGGTTGCGGGCGGCCGGGCACGAGCTGTTCGCCGAACCGCAGCTGAACATCGTGGTGGTCAGGATGCCGCACGCGGTGCGGATCTCCCAGCTGCTGGAGTCCTGGGGCTGGATCGTCTCCACCTCGAAGCGGTTCGGCGAGACCCTGCGGCTGGTCGTCACCCGGCACGTGACGGCGGAGATGGTGGACGAGTTCCTGCCGGTGCTGGAACGGGCGTGCAAGGAAGTCGCGGCCGAGGCGGCGCCGCGATGA
- a CDS encoding ABC transporter permease, with protein MQPESSWLGDVLGLVALDMRQFFDNRLFAVSTLLTSVSMVLAFGAATDQMVSPAPTAANYFGFVFPGIIGAGIMFSCTYTVGYTVIIDRNRRTIEDLILSPLSYSGFLLARIVGVVLKCLFQFVLVLVLGVGVFDARIESVPLFVLGFFTACTAFAGLGILIATYSNEISFPAVVNIIVIPLMYFAGIFFPLDNLGTLGDVFEKLPLSVHVDIFRAATSPDLSATAASVLAVAYSFLALGIASWAFRRRIGHG; from the coding sequence ATGCAGCCCGAGTCCAGCTGGCTCGGCGACGTCCTCGGGCTCGTCGCCCTGGACATGCGGCAGTTCTTCGACAACCGCCTGTTCGCGGTCTCGACGCTGCTGACGTCGGTGTCGATGGTGCTGGCCTTCGGGGCGGCGACCGACCAGATGGTGAGCCCGGCACCGACCGCCGCCAACTACTTCGGCTTCGTGTTCCCCGGCATCATCGGCGCGGGCATCATGTTCAGCTGCACCTACACCGTCGGCTACACGGTCATCATCGACCGCAACCGCCGCACGATCGAGGACCTGATCCTGTCGCCCCTGTCGTACTCGGGGTTCCTGCTCGCCCGGATCGTCGGCGTCGTGCTCAAGTGCCTGTTCCAGTTCGTGCTCGTGCTCGTGCTCGGGGTCGGGGTCTTCGACGCCCGGATCGAGTCGGTCCCGCTGTTCGTGCTGGGGTTCTTCACCGCGTGCACGGCCTTCGCCGGGCTCGGCATCCTCATCGCGACGTACAGCAACGAGATCTCCTTCCCGGCGGTCGTGAACATCATCGTCATCCCGCTGATGTACTTCGCCGGGATCTTCTTCCCGCTCGACAACCTCGGCACGCTCGGCGACGTCTTCGAGAAACTCCCGCTCTCGGTGCACGTCGACATCTTCCGCGCCGCGACCTCGCCGGACCTCTCCGCCACCGCGGCCTCGGTCCTCGCGGTGGCCTACTCGTTCCTGGCCCTCGGCATCGCCTCCTGGGCCTTCCGCAGGAGGATCGGCCATGGCTGA
- a CDS encoding flavin reductase encodes MSFDSIRLEGVTTHNLRSVDVSFPKGKLVVAAGVSGSGKSSLVIDTLFEHSKTLYLGALSSKSLDMGDGDYQFDRIAGTQPPVALRQRDGGSSNPRSTVGTLTGLDGLYRLLFGAGSRPVCPACLGPTGPDLFCDDCGCFAEPHSAKHFSPNRKEGKCLRCDGIGELVGFSLDKIIPDRSRTLTEIWNGADPGTFAVPNVRKAFEAMAADIGLDLDLPFEKLGPEQTERVLHGSDTVYTLKIRKVTNDFRFEGILGFLERAYRNASSAARKNAFANYLGREVCPGCHGGRLRPESLRATVAGHTFHDFQSDELSRSITRLRDGLSSGGVPAQVRELASAIVKQSANIEGVGLGHLQLQRPVTTLSGGELQRLLLAQHLASDLTGVMYVLDEPTAGLHEADTGKILDSLRRLRDLGNTVIVIEHDESVIRAADWIVELGPGAGSRGGEIVFEGRFADLLTSGDSPTATAMLSDGPSRAKADLTGAHWLEVRGITRNNVLDQTARFPLGGLTCVSGVSGAGKSSLVAGIHDAVSRAIARRPAGTRAGTAGIEGAEALDDVIHVQQRPIGRSSRSTLVTYIGISDHIRDAFAGSADAVERGLARAEFSPNVAGGRCEACKGLGLAEIEMTLFKSEFIVCPECDGRRFQEHVLQVRLNGKSIHDVLSMTVEDALGWFDAKSHPKVVQALGVLDEFGLGYLQLGCSTTTLSGGEAQRLNLAGELLKQRRSRTLFIFDEPTRGLHSADIRHLLALFQRLISTGNTVVVIEHNVKVIAIADWVIDLGPGAGREGGRVVHSGTPEELAANPASVTGRFVRGLRDEPGAAGTGPDPAGGGQPGTAASLGVIGELLPRAVTVVAGTARPSEQDGPTPYGLVIGSLTVVSDELALIGFLVRSRSTSWTAIADTGRFCVNILGEDQGDVSDAFSQGRPDGRFDALSWTPSANGCPRLSGAVGTIDCSLKSTYRIGDHEFVLATVVNVDMEAGTDRRPLLRAEPDDSVPDDHGWRRFAREAR; translated from the coding sequence ATGAGTTTCGACAGCATTCGACTCGAAGGAGTCACGACCCACAACCTGCGGTCGGTCGACGTCTCCTTCCCCAAGGGGAAGCTGGTCGTCGCCGCGGGCGTCTCGGGATCGGGCAAGTCGTCCCTGGTCATCGACACCCTCTTCGAGCACTCGAAGACGCTCTACCTGGGCGCCCTGTCCAGCAAGTCCCTCGACATGGGCGACGGCGACTACCAGTTCGACCGGATCGCGGGGACGCAGCCCCCGGTGGCGCTGCGCCAGCGCGACGGCGGCTCCTCCAATCCCCGCTCGACCGTGGGCACCCTCACCGGTCTCGACGGGCTGTACCGGCTGCTGTTCGGCGCCGGTTCGCGGCCGGTCTGCCCCGCCTGCCTCGGCCCGACCGGCCCCGACCTGTTCTGCGACGACTGCGGCTGCTTCGCCGAACCCCACTCCGCCAAGCACTTCAGCCCGAACCGCAAGGAAGGCAAGTGCCTCCGGTGCGACGGCATCGGCGAACTCGTCGGCTTCTCACTGGACAAGATCATCCCGGACCGGTCCAGGACACTCACCGAGATCTGGAACGGCGCCGACCCCGGGACGTTCGCCGTTCCCAACGTACGCAAGGCCTTCGAGGCGATGGCCGCGGACATCGGCCTGGACCTCGACCTGCCGTTCGAGAAGCTCGGCCCGGAGCAGACCGAGCGGGTGCTGCACGGCTCCGACACGGTCTACACCCTCAAGATCCGCAAGGTCACCAACGACTTCCGCTTCGAGGGCATCCTGGGCTTCCTGGAACGCGCGTACCGCAACGCGTCGTCGGCCGCCCGCAAGAACGCCTTCGCCAACTACCTCGGGCGGGAGGTCTGCCCCGGATGCCACGGGGGCCGGCTGCGCCCCGAGTCGCTGCGGGCGACGGTCGCCGGGCACACCTTCCACGACTTCCAGAGCGACGAGCTGTCGCGCTCGATCACCCGGCTGCGCGACGGCCTCTCCTCGGGCGGCGTTCCGGCGCAGGTCCGTGAACTCGCCTCCGCGATCGTCAAGCAGAGCGCGAACATCGAGGGCGTCGGCCTGGGGCACCTGCAGCTGCAGCGGCCGGTCACCACCCTCTCCGGCGGCGAGCTGCAGCGGCTGCTGCTGGCGCAGCATCTGGCCAGCGACCTGACCGGGGTCATGTACGTCCTGGACGAACCCACCGCCGGTCTGCACGAGGCCGACACCGGGAAGATCCTCGACTCACTGCGACGGCTGCGCGACCTGGGGAACACGGTCATCGTCATCGAGCACGACGAGTCGGTGATCCGGGCCGCCGACTGGATCGTCGAACTGGGGCCCGGGGCCGGATCCCGCGGCGGCGAGATCGTCTTCGAGGGCCGGTTCGCCGACCTGCTGACCTCCGGTGACTCGCCGACGGCGACCGCGATGCTGTCGGACGGTCCGTCGCGGGCGAAGGCCGACCTCACCGGCGCGCACTGGCTCGAGGTGCGCGGCATCACCCGCAACAACGTCCTGGACCAGACCGCGAGGTTCCCGCTCGGCGGGCTGACCTGCGTCTCCGGCGTGTCCGGCGCGGGCAAGAGCTCACTGGTGGCGGGCATCCACGACGCGGTCTCCCGGGCCATCGCCCGGCGGCCGGCGGGTACCCGGGCCGGGACCGCCGGCATCGAGGGAGCCGAGGCGCTGGACGACGTCATCCACGTCCAGCAGCGCCCGATCGGCCGCTCCAGCCGGAGCACCCTCGTCACCTACATCGGCATCAGCGACCACATCCGCGACGCCTTCGCCGGCAGCGCCGACGCGGTCGAACGCGGCCTCGCCCGTGCCGAGTTCAGCCCCAACGTCGCCGGCGGGCGTTGCGAGGCCTGCAAGGGGCTGGGGCTGGCCGAGATCGAGATGACCCTGTTCAAGAGCGAGTTCATCGTCTGCCCCGAGTGCGACGGCCGCCGGTTCCAGGAACACGTCCTCCAGGTGCGGCTCAACGGGAAGAGCATCCACGACGTGCTGTCGATGACCGTCGAGGACGCGCTCGGGTGGTTCGACGCCAAGAGCCACCCCAAGGTCGTCCAGGCGCTCGGCGTACTGGACGAGTTCGGGCTGGGCTACCTGCAGCTCGGCTGCTCGACGACCACCCTCTCCGGTGGCGAGGCACAGCGGCTCAACCTGGCCGGGGAACTGCTCAAGCAGCGCCGGAGCCGCACCCTGTTCATCTTCGACGAGCCGACGCGCGGCCTGCACTCAGCCGACATCCGCCATCTGCTGGCCCTGTTCCAGCGGCTGATCTCCACCGGCAACACCGTCGTGGTCATCGAGCACAACGTGAAGGTGATCGCCATCGCCGACTGGGTGATCGACCTGGGGCCCGGCGCCGGCCGCGAAGGCGGCCGGGTGGTGCACAGCGGAACCCCGGAGGAACTCGCCGCCAACCCGGCCAGCGTGACCGGCCGGTTCGTCCGCGGGCTGCGCGACGAACCCGGCGCGGCCGGGACCGGGCCCGACCCCGCCGGCGGCGGGCAGCCGGGTACGGCGGCGAGCCTCGGCGTCATCGGCGAGCTGCTGCCGAGGGCCGTCACCGTGGTCGCCGGCACGGCGCGGCCGTCCGAGCAGGACGGGCCGACCCCGTACGGACTGGTCATCGGCTCGCTCACCGTCGTCTCCGACGAACTCGCCCTGATCGGCTTCCTGGTGCGCTCGCGCAGCACCAGCTGGACCGCCATCGCCGACACCGGCCGGTTCTGCGTCAACATCCTCGGCGAGGACCAGGGCGACGTGTCCGACGCCTTCTCGCAGGGCAGGCCCGACGGCCGCTTCGACGCCCTGTCGTGGACGCCGTCGGCCAACGGCTGCCCCCGGCTCTCCGGCGCCGTCGGCACCATCGACTGCAGCCTGAAGTCCACCTACCGGATCGGCGACCACGAGTTCGTCCTGGCGACGGTCGTCAACGTCGACATGGAGGCCGGCACCGACCGCCGGCCACTGCTGCGCGCCGAACCGGACGACAGCGTTCCCGACGACCACGGGTGGCGCCGATTCGCCCGGGAGGCCAGGTGA